A genomic stretch from Polyangium spumosum includes:
- a CDS encoding penicillin-insensitive murein endopeptidase — protein sequence MPPRASLLVFCATLVLLLVACTGTPTPLAPGLSGSVGLPHAGVLTGAAALPARGAGYRLLRNTSARYGTPRLVATVKRAAREVAASRPGAPLLVGDLSNRHGGRRNGHRSHRTGRDVDLLLYCTTPDGRSIPSPGFVRFGADGLAATEDKRSPFVRFDTERNWQLVKALVASPEADVEWLFVARWLEALLIEHARARGEDPELVWRAENVLLQPKDSAPHDDHFHLRVACSPTEAVAGCEGRGPAWPWLPEPLALEPWSDAEALSALIDDLLPGEPVTAATTRTP from the coding sequence ATGCCTCCTCGCGCTTCGCTCCTCGTGTTTTGTGCCACGCTCGTGCTGCTGCTCGTCGCGTGCACGGGCACGCCGACGCCGCTCGCGCCGGGTTTGTCCGGATCGGTTGGTTTGCCCCACGCGGGCGTGTTGACGGGCGCGGCGGCGCTGCCCGCGCGCGGGGCCGGCTACCGGCTCCTGCGCAACACGAGCGCGCGGTACGGCACGCCGCGCCTCGTCGCGACCGTGAAGCGCGCCGCCCGCGAGGTCGCCGCCTCGCGCCCCGGCGCGCCGCTGCTCGTCGGGGATCTTTCGAACCGGCACGGCGGGCGCAGGAATGGCCACCGATCCCATCGCACGGGCCGGGACGTGGATCTGCTCCTGTACTGCACGACGCCCGACGGGCGCTCCATCCCGAGCCCCGGGTTCGTCCGGTTCGGGGCGGACGGCCTGGCGGCGACCGAGGACAAACGCTCGCCGTTCGTCCGCTTCGACACCGAGCGCAACTGGCAGCTCGTGAAGGCGCTCGTCGCGTCGCCGGAGGCCGACGTCGAGTGGCTCTTCGTCGCGCGCTGGCTCGAGGCGCTCTTGATCGAACACGCGCGGGCGCGGGGCGAGGATCCGGAGCTCGTCTGGCGGGCGGAGAACGTGCTGCTCCAGCCGAAGGACAGCGCGCCACACGATGACCACTTCCACCTGCGCGTGGCGTGCAGCCCGACCGAGGCGGTGGCGGGCTGCGAGGGACGAGGGCCGGCGTGGCCGTGGTTGCCGGAGCCGCTCGCGCTCGAGCCGTGGAGCGACGCGGAGGCGCTCTCGGCGTTGATCGACGATCTCCTGCCGGGCGAGCCCGTGACGGCGGCGACGACCAGGACGCCATGA
- a CDS encoding DNA-methyltransferase, translating to MNLLAHGDAADVCAALPPDVAFDLVYLDPPYGVGTSMTARTAVGETRGKKQASGGPVAYEDRYDPESLVAMLLPRLEAIRARMSRGATIYVHLDHRTVHEVKVACDRLFGRGAFLGEVIWTPGNGSRGARGFTVTHQTLLLYTRDARERREVVYNASDPMLREPYAATSLEMHFRHRDEAGRLYRERVVNGRTYRYYADEGRRLGSVWTDVPAMVANTPLRVEGTGYPTQKPERLLERIVRASSREGATVADLMCGSGTTLIAASKLGRRFVGGDVSHLAVDISARRLTLEKVPFVHVGEVSFA from the coding sequence ATGAACCTGCTCGCGCACGGCGACGCGGCGGATGTTTGCGCTGCGCTGCCGCCGGACGTCGCCTTCGACCTCGTGTACCTCGACCCTCCGTATGGCGTGGGCACGTCGATGACGGCGCGCACGGCGGTGGGCGAGACGCGGGGCAAGAAGCAGGCGTCGGGTGGGCCGGTGGCGTACGAGGATCGGTACGATCCGGAGAGCCTCGTGGCGATGCTCCTGCCGCGGCTCGAGGCGATCCGCGCGCGGATGAGCCGTGGGGCGACGATCTACGTGCACCTCGATCATCGCACGGTGCACGAGGTGAAGGTCGCGTGTGATCGGCTGTTTGGCCGCGGCGCGTTTCTGGGCGAGGTGATCTGGACGCCTGGCAACGGCAGCCGTGGTGCGCGCGGGTTCACGGTGACGCACCAGACGCTCTTGCTGTACACGCGGGACGCGCGGGAGCGTCGGGAGGTCGTCTACAACGCGAGCGACCCGATGCTTCGCGAGCCGTATGCGGCGACGAGCCTGGAGATGCATTTCCGGCATCGTGACGAGGCGGGCCGGCTCTACCGCGAGCGCGTGGTGAACGGTCGGACGTACCGTTACTACGCGGACGAGGGCCGTCGTCTCGGCAGTGTTTGGACGGACGTACCTGCGATGGTGGCGAACACGCCGCTGCGCGTCGAGGGCACGGGGTACCCGACGCAGAAGCCGGAGCGGCTGCTCGAGCGCATCGTGCGCGCGTCGAGCCGGGAGGGCGCGACGGTGGCGGACCTCATGTGTGGAAGCGGGACCACCTTGATTGCGGCTTCGAAGCTGGGTCGGCGGTTCGTGGGAGGTGACGTAAGTCACCTGGCGGTGGATATTTCTGCGAGACGGCTCACTTTAGAAAAGGTTCCGTTTGTCCACGTGGGCGAGGTATCGTTCGCCTGA